The following proteins are co-located in the Maridesulfovibrio bastinii DSM 16055 genome:
- the betB gene encoding betaine-aldehyde dehydrogenase, translating to MIKGKMFINGSWVDSVSGKTREIINPYDQSVIAVVPEGSREDAALAIKAARAAFDNGKWASTPACDRGRLVYKLAELIERDREELAELESLDTGKTVEESRWDMDDIAGIFRYFAGLADKDGGEVIASPVPDSASVVVREPVGVCGQISPWNYPLLQAAWKLAPALAAGNTVVMKPSEITPLTAIKVTQLAEECGFPQGVVNLVLGPGAEVGAELSESVDVDLISFTGGIATGKTIMRAATSNVKKVALELGGKNPNIIFDDADFDVALDYALNAVFFHAGQICSAGARLMLQGGIHDRFVEALKARMEKIVMGSGFKKNTEMGPLISAEHLAKVESYMPVAVQDGAKIILGGKRPSNRELQKGFFFEPTLITDCSSDMKIVQEEVFGPVITVERFQTEEEVVRLANDTIYGLSAGFWTRDPERMERVSRALKFGTVWINDFNVYFVQAPWGGYKQSGLGRELGHVGLEEYTEVKHIFKNYSTKALNWFGVSGG from the coding sequence ATGATCAAAGGTAAAATGTTTATCAACGGAAGCTGGGTTGATTCTGTTTCCGGTAAAACCCGTGAGATTATAAATCCCTACGATCAGTCTGTCATTGCGGTTGTACCTGAAGGAAGCCGTGAAGATGCCGCGCTTGCAATCAAGGCGGCAAGAGCTGCTTTTGATAATGGAAAATGGGCATCCACTCCGGCATGTGACCGGGGCAGACTTGTCTACAAACTTGCTGAGCTTATTGAGCGTGACCGTGAAGAACTGGCGGAGCTTGAAAGCCTTGATACCGGTAAAACAGTGGAGGAAAGCCGCTGGGACATGGACGATATCGCCGGAATATTCCGCTATTTTGCAGGTCTGGCCGATAAAGACGGCGGCGAAGTTATTGCTTCACCTGTGCCTGATTCCGCAAGCGTTGTTGTCCGGGAACCCGTTGGTGTCTGCGGGCAGATTTCCCCATGGAATTATCCGCTGCTACAGGCCGCATGGAAATTGGCCCCTGCTTTGGCTGCCGGTAATACCGTAGTTATGAAGCCCAGCGAAATTACGCCGCTTACAGCTATAAAAGTTACGCAACTGGCAGAAGAATGCGGTTTTCCGCAAGGGGTCGTAAACTTAGTGCTCGGACCCGGAGCTGAAGTCGGTGCGGAGCTTTCTGAGAGTGTTGATGTTGATCTGATATCTTTTACCGGAGGTATTGCAACAGGCAAGACCATTATGCGGGCAGCTACTTCCAATGTAAAAAAAGTAGCTCTTGAGCTTGGCGGTAAAAATCCGAATATCATCTTTGATGATGCTGATTTTGATGTGGCTCTGGATTATGCCCTGAATGCGGTCTTTTTCCATGCCGGGCAGATATGTTCGGCAGGGGCAAGGCTTATGCTTCAGGGTGGAATTCATGACAGATTTGTTGAAGCCCTGAAAGCCCGTATGGAAAAGATAGTTATGGGCAGCGGTTTTAAAAAAAATACAGAAATGGGACCGCTTATTTCAGCGGAACACCTTGCCAAGGTCGAAAGCTATATGCCTGTTGCGGTGCAGGATGGAGCAAAAATTATTCTCGGTGGCAAAAGACCGTCAAACCGGGAATTGCAAAAGGGCTTCTTCTTTGAACCGACCCTGATAACAGATTGCAGCAGTGATATGAAAATCGTGCAGGAAGAAGTATTCGGCCCGGTCATAACTGTTGAGCGTTTTCAGACCGAGGAAGAAGTTGTGAGACTTGCAAATGATACTATTTACGGGCTTTCTGCCGGATTCTGGACCCGTGATCCTGAGCGCATGGAAAGAGTTTCAAGGGCTTTGAAGTTCGGCACGGTCTGGATAAATGATTTCAACGTCTACTTTGTTCAGGCTCCGTGGGGCGGATACAAACAATCCGGACTCGGACGTGAACTTGGTCATGTAGGTCTTGAAGAGTACACCGAAGTCAAACATATATTTAAGAATTATTCCACCAAGGCTCTGAACTGGTTCGGAGTTTCAGGAGGGTAA
- a CDS encoding glycine betaine ABC transporter substrate-binding protein has product MLDPFRRICAVLFMITVLFSFPAGAAAARPIKIASVGWTGVTVKTDLAVSILKSLGYEAENFLVSVPIAYKAMESGDADAFMGNWLPSQNSICNPYFKNGSVLKYVKNMSGAKYTLAVPTYCAQAGLKDFKDIARFAEKLDWKIYGIEAGNDGNEIVQHMIDKNKFNLGKFTVVPSSEAGMLAQVQSYVRDKKWIVFLGWAPHSMNEKIDMTYLTGSTDETFGSNDGTASVWTNIRKGFDSEYPNAARLLKQMIFTVPMMNQIMLMMKNDDSLTTVKAGLLWLRKHPDMYKKWLEGVKTVSGGPGLPAFEKVLESN; this is encoded by the coding sequence ATGTTAGACCCCTTCAGGCGTATCTGCGCCGTTCTTTTTATGATCACTGTTCTTTTTTCTTTCCCTGCCGGAGCAGCAGCCGCGCGGCCTATTAAAATTGCAAGTGTCGGCTGGACCGGCGTTACCGTTAAAACAGATCTTGCAGTATCTATTCTCAAAAGTCTCGGTTATGAGGCTGAAAATTTTCTTGTTTCAGTTCCCATCGCCTATAAAGCAATGGAAAGCGGAGATGCTGACGCTTTTATGGGCAACTGGCTCCCTTCCCAGAATTCTATCTGCAATCCATATTTTAAAAATGGTTCGGTCCTAAAATATGTTAAAAATATGTCCGGAGCCAAATACACACTCGCAGTTCCCACCTATTGTGCTCAGGCCGGATTAAAAGATTTCAAAGATATAGCCCGCTTCGCTGAAAAACTGGACTGGAAGATATATGGCATAGAAGCAGGAAATGACGGCAACGAAATAGTTCAGCACATGATTGATAAAAATAAATTCAACCTTGGTAAATTTACAGTAGTGCCTTCAAGTGAGGCCGGTATGCTGGCACAGGTCCAGTCTTACGTCAGAGATAAAAAATGGATAGTTTTTCTCGGCTGGGCTCCCCACAGTATGAATGAAAAAATTGATATGACTTATCTCACCGGCAGCACCGATGAGACTTTCGGTTCAAATGATGGAACCGCATCCGTATGGACAAATATCCGTAAAGGATTTGACAGCGAATATCCAAATGCCGCCAGACTGCTTAAGCAGATGATTTTTACTGTACCCATGATGAATCAGATCATGCTGATGATGAAGAATGACGATTCTCTGACAACTGTCAAAGCAGGTCTGCTGTGGCTTAGAAAACATCCTGATATGTATAAAAAGTGGCTGGAAGGGGTAAAAACAGTTTCCGGAGGACCGGGACTTCCCGCTTTTGAAAAAGTACTTGAGTCGAATTAA
- a CDS encoding flavodoxin, with amino-acid sequence MSKALIVFGSTTGNTESVADILSEVLEKKGIDTELKNAADVSAASLSDGKDIILFGCSTWGDDEIELQDDFIPLYDDLEQAGLKEKKVAVFGCGDSSYTYFCGAVDAIEEKAGKLGADIVVDSLKIDGDPSRSEVESWAEEVCQKI; translated from the coding sequence ATGTCCAAAGCTTTAATCGTTTTTGGTTCTACAACCGGTAATACTGAAAGTGTAGCTGATATTCTTTCTGAAGTGCTGGAAAAAAAAGGAATTGATACCGAATTAAAAAACGCGGCAGATGTTTCCGCCGCCAGCCTTTCAGATGGAAAAGATATCATCCTTTTCGGATGCTCCACATGGGGCGATGATGAAATCGAACTTCAGGACGATTTTATCCCTCTGTATGATGATCTCGAACAGGCCGGGCTGAAAGAGAAAAAAGTCGCAGTATTCGGTTGTGGGGACTCATCCTATACCTATTTCTGCGGAGCGGTTGATGCCATTGAGGAAAAGGCCGGAAAACTGGGAGCAGACATTGTAGTTGATTCACTCAAAATCGACGGCGATCCTTCCAGAAGTGAAGTGGAATCCTGGGCAGAGGAGGTATGCCAGAAGATATAA
- a CDS encoding glycosyltransferase family 2 protein — protein sequence MRKPYLSIIIPAFNLWEFTRGCLQSLYEHTRGSFFEVIFIDNGSTDATPVDCPLLGRTLFGDNFKFIRLAENINFGPACNLGAEKARGELLFFLNNDTRATENWVIPLLDFFRKNSSSYVCSPLCLFPESGRVQHLGIAFDAGGGLKHPYFLFPRSHLVVNKNRKIQALSAAALMVSRKIFLELGCFYPDYVNGFEDIDFCCRLRKAGGRLHLEYRSVIEHFASMTPGRNKRDSENLNLVNTRCCGWFKTDLHKIAREDGFRCEFTPWLEMIMVDPELEQLTEHYLPETSEELAILLNEHPLWGAAYDKITLRLMEEGKSIEALEYAYLGSFHCPEIKRFKRVKELAQKEGDPDKANYAAARLVQAESALLAPEQLEAALNRISLAAEKMNDEELIRICVNFRNNILQ from the coding sequence ATGCGAAAACCGTATCTCTCCATAATAATTCCGGCTTTCAATCTGTGGGAATTCACCAGAGGATGTTTGCAAAGCCTGTATGAACACACGAGAGGCAGTTTTTTTGAAGTTATTTTTATTGATAACGGCTCAACTGATGCCACTCCGGTAGATTGTCCGCTTCTTGGCAGGACTCTTTTTGGTGATAATTTTAAGTTTATCAGGCTGGCTGAAAATATTAATTTTGGACCGGCATGTAATCTCGGAGCTGAGAAAGCCCGGGGTGAGCTTTTGTTTTTTTTAAATAATGACACCAGAGCTACTGAAAACTGGGTTATTCCATTACTCGATTTTTTTAGAAAAAATAGCAGTAGCTACGTTTGCAGTCCGCTGTGCCTTTTTCCTGAAAGCGGCAGGGTCCAGCATCTGGGCATAGCCTTTGATGCCGGCGGGGGATTGAAGCATCCATATTTTCTTTTTCCACGCAGCCACCTGGTGGTTAATAAAAACCGTAAAATACAGGCCCTCAGTGCTGCTGCACTAATGGTTTCCAGAAAAATATTTCTGGAACTGGGATGTTTTTACCCGGACTATGTTAACGGTTTTGAAGATATTGATTTCTGTTGCAGACTTCGTAAAGCAGGTGGTCGGCTGCATCTGGAATACCGCAGTGTCATAGAGCATTTTGCAAGCATGACCCCGGGGCGCAATAAGAGAGACTCTGAAAATTTAAATCTGGTGAATACAAGGTGTTGCGGATGGTTTAAAACTGATCTGCACAAGATTGCCCGCGAAGACGGATTCAGATGTGAATTTACTCCCTGGCTCGAAATGATAATGGTTGATCCTGAGCTGGAGCAGCTTACAGAACATTATTTGCCCGAAACCTCAGAAGAGTTAGCCATTCTTTTAAATGAACATCCTTTATGGGGTGCGGCTTACGATAAAATTACACTGCGACTGATGGAAGAAGGCAAATCAATTGAAGCTCTGGAATATGCCTATCTGGGTTCTTTTCACTGCCCTGAGATTAAAAGATTCAAAAGAGTTAAAGAGCTTGCTCAAAAAGAAGGCGATCCTGATAAAGCCAACTACGCCGCTGCGCGACTTGTGCAGGCTGAATCAGCGCTTCTGGCACCCGAACAGCTTGAAGCCGCTTTAAACAGAATAAGTCTGGCAGCCGAAAAAATGAATGATGAAGAATTGATCAGGATATGCGTAAATTTTAGAAATAATATTTTGCAATAA
- a CDS encoding Crp/Fnr family transcriptional regulator: protein MDKIEGIVKILKSDVNLNLAPDHAIEDLARYAERRYFQKGEYVFRAGEDSDYYYAVEKGRIILSKEAPSGRIFTYVIAVPGMTLNAVTCFKPQVRFFSARVAENSTVIAVPCEKFRKCVLKYPEVTAGILNYLGGMIDAAYTRILDIIDESAETRVLNALAMLCSRIGEDLPLTNSDVAEMTGVSRETAARVISRLQEAGLISKMRGTIKVLDKARLEELSTSPFFIL from the coding sequence ATGGATAAAATTGAAGGAATAGTTAAGATATTAAAGTCTGATGTTAATTTAAATCTGGCCCCGGATCATGCAATTGAAGATCTGGCCAGATATGCCGAGAGGCGCTATTTTCAGAAAGGTGAGTATGTCTTTAGAGCTGGAGAGGACTCCGATTATTATTATGCTGTTGAGAAGGGCAGGATAATTCTATCAAAAGAGGCCCCTTCAGGTAGGATTTTTACTTATGTCATCGCTGTTCCGGGCATGACCCTTAACGCCGTTACCTGTTTTAAACCTCAGGTAAGATTTTTTTCAGCCAGAGTTGCCGAGAATTCAACTGTAATTGCTGTTCCATGCGAAAAATTCAGAAAATGTGTGCTCAAATATCCTGAAGTTACCGCAGGTATTCTTAATTATCTTGGCGGCATGATCGATGCTGCCTATACTCGAATCCTTGATATTATTGATGAAAGTGCTGAGACAAGAGTTCTGAATGCTCTTGCTATGCTTTGCTCGCGAATAGGAGAGGATTTGCCTCTTACCAATAGTGATGTTGCTGAAATGACAGGCGTTTCAAGAGAAACTGCTGCCAGAGTTATTTCCAGACTTCAGGAAGCAGGGCTTATTTCAAAAATGCGGGGAACTATAAAAGTACTGGATAAAGCGCGTCTTGAAGAACTTTCAACCAGTCCTTTTTTTATTCTTTAA
- a CDS encoding DUF190 domain-containing protein translates to MKGYLVVFFTQQNRKHGEVSVASFILEEAKKLGVRGATLFSGKEGFGHDGRYHADNFFELEDPPVQVSMALSPEECDNLLNLFNEEGLRVFYTKSEIEFGFTSES, encoded by the coding sequence ATGAAAGGATATCTTGTTGTTTTTTTTACTCAGCAAAACCGCAAACATGGTGAAGTCTCTGTTGCATCTTTTATTCTTGAAGAAGCAAAGAAACTCGGTGTTCGCGGAGCTACTCTCTTTTCTGGTAAAGAGGGGTTCGGACATGATGGAAGATATCATGCCGATAATTTTTTTGAGCTCGAAGATCCGCCGGTTCAGGTCTCAATGGCTTTAAGTCCTGAAGAGTGTGATAATTTGTTGAATCTTTTTAACGAAGAAGGTTTGCGCGTTTTTTATACTAAATCAGAAATTGAATTTGGATTTACTTCAGAAAGCTGA
- a CDS encoding DUF554 domain-containing protein, whose amino-acid sequence MIGPLVNGGALLVGTLAGAALGSKLNANIRERMPMVFGCASMGLGVAMIVKVKLLAPVILAVVLGSLIGEIICLESGIQKVAGLSRSIVEKVFKPNNSMSPGEFSDRFVALLVLFCVSGTGIYGSMTEGMTGDPTLLYVKSILDFFTAPIFASSMGISIGVLVIPQLAVQGTLYYASTLILPLTTPDMLADFSACGGIIMLATGLRICGIKQFPVGNMIPALLIVMPLSWLWSMYL is encoded by the coding sequence ATGATTGGTCCTCTCGTTAACGGCGGGGCCCTCCTAGTGGGGACTCTTGCCGGTGCTGCATTGGGGTCTAAGCTCAATGCCAATATTCGTGAAAGAATGCCTATGGTGTTCGGCTGCGCCTCCATGGGGCTTGGTGTGGCAATGATTGTTAAGGTTAAGCTTCTTGCTCCTGTTATTCTTGCAGTAGTTCTCGGCTCTCTTATCGGCGAAATTATCTGCCTTGAAAGTGGAATTCAAAAAGTTGCCGGCTTGAGCCGTTCCATTGTTGAAAAAGTTTTTAAACCTAATAATTCCATGAGCCCCGGCGAATTTTCAGACAGGTTTGTCGCTCTGCTGGTTCTTTTCTGCGTTAGTGGAACAGGTATTTACGGTTCAATGACTGAAGGTATGACCGGTGACCCGACACTGCTTTATGTAAAGTCGATTCTGGACTTTTTTACAGCTCCTATTTTTGCTTCATCAATGGGCATTTCCATAGGTGTTCTGGTTATCCCCCAGCTGGCTGTTCAGGGAACTCTGTACTATGCTTCAACCCTTATTCTGCCATTGACTACGCCTGATATGCTTGCTGACTTTTCTGCCTGCGGTGGAATAATTATGCTTGCAACAGGACTTAGAATCTGCGGTATCAAACAGTTTCCTGTCGGCAATATGATACCTGCACTCCTTATCGTTATGCCTTTGTCATGGCTGTGGAGCATGTATCTCTGA
- a CDS encoding EFR1 family ferrodoxin (N-terminal region resembles flavodoxins. C-terminal ferrodoxin region binds two 4Fe-4S clusters.), whose amino-acid sequence MNFKSTKLAFFSPTGTSSAIASAVAKGIGIKKIEIFDATRPEIRKKPLKTAADELLVVAVPVYAGRLPGVLDDWLELIKAEKSPAVCITLYGNRDFDDALLELKEKIKENGALPVACAAFIGEHSFSTAEFPVAVNRPDESDLAKAAEFGNQIKEKLESFDPSSCSDISVPGNTPYKERPPKAPLDFIAVNDDCIKCGVCADICPVEAISKENPSETDINKCIRCCACIKECPENVRSIKEGPILDISKRLNTNLKERKEPVFFF is encoded by the coding sequence GTGAATTTTAAATCAACCAAACTGGCTTTCTTTTCCCCCACGGGAACATCCTCAGCCATTGCCAGTGCTGTGGCCAAGGGAATTGGAATAAAAAAAATTGAAATTTTCGATGCTACAAGACCTGAAATTCGTAAAAAGCCCTTAAAAACTGCGGCTGACGAACTTCTTGTTGTAGCTGTTCCGGTATATGCCGGCAGGCTTCCGGGAGTTCTGGACGACTGGCTTGAACTTATAAAAGCCGAAAAATCTCCTGCGGTATGCATCACCCTGTACGGCAACCGTGATTTTGATGACGCCCTTCTTGAGCTTAAAGAAAAAATAAAAGAAAATGGTGCCTTACCAGTAGCCTGTGCAGCTTTTATCGGAGAACATTCATTCTCGACAGCTGAATTTCCAGTTGCTGTAAATCGCCCGGACGAATCAGATCTGGCGAAAGCAGCAGAGTTCGGCAACCAGATTAAAGAAAAACTTGAATCTTTTGACCCTTCATCCTGTAGTGATATTTCCGTGCCGGGTAACACTCCTTACAAAGAGCGTCCGCCCAAAGCTCCGCTCGACTTCATTGCCGTAAACGATGACTGTATAAAATGCGGAGTTTGTGCAGATATCTGTCCGGTTGAAGCAATAAGCAAGGAGAACCCTTCGGAGACCGACATTAACAAATGTATCCGCTGCTGCGCATGCATCAAAGAATGCCCTGAAAATGTCCGCTCCATCAAAGAAGGACCTATTCTGGATATTTCCAAACGCTTAAATACCAACCTTAAAGAGCGCAAGGAACCTGTTTTCTTCTTTTAA
- a CDS encoding cystathionine gamma-synthase family protein, whose amino-acid sequence MSKTDCKLGTKTVWAGEDRLFEGNATQTPVVHSVSFGYDDMEQWMDVALGKQAGHIYSRNTNPTVSVFEEKLRQLEGGEAATSASTGMAIISNTLFSLLAPGDRVVSVKDTYGGTNRLFTEFLPRQNVNVTLCETEDFDAIEAEVAKGCKILYLETPTNPTIKILDLERLAKAGKAAGAIVIVDNTFATPINQNPLKLGADLVLHSATKYLSGHADALGGIITGSKELISKIYAYREIVGGTMHPMAAYLMIRGMKTLKLRVEKQNENAMEIAKFLENHPGVERVFYPGLENHPGHDVAVKQMSGFGGMLSFMVKGNTYEDACRCLTRLKIVRRAANLGSVETIAGPPATTSHVECTAEERAAMGIPESLIRYSVGIEDVEDLKADLDQALS is encoded by the coding sequence ATGAGCAAGACAGATTGCAAGCTTGGCACAAAAACCGTTTGGGCCGGCGAAGACAGACTTTTTGAAGGCAACGCAACACAGACTCCGGTAGTTCACAGTGTTTCTTTCGGCTATGACGACATGGAACAGTGGATGGACGTAGCTCTCGGCAAACAGGCCGGACACATCTACAGCCGTAACACCAACCCGACTGTTTCGGTTTTTGAAGAAAAACTGCGCCAGCTTGAAGGTGGAGAAGCAGCAACAAGCGCTTCAACCGGAATGGCTATCATTTCCAACACCCTTTTCTCTCTTCTGGCACCGGGAGACCGTGTTGTTTCCGTAAAGGATACCTACGGCGGAACCAACAGACTGTTCACCGAATTTCTGCCCAGACAGAACGTGAACGTAACTCTTTGTGAAACAGAAGATTTCGATGCGATAGAAGCTGAAGTAGCAAAGGGCTGCAAGATTCTGTATCTTGAAACCCCGACCAACCCGACTATTAAAATCCTCGACCTTGAAAGACTGGCTAAAGCCGGCAAAGCTGCTGGAGCAATAGTTATAGTTGATAATACTTTTGCAACTCCCATAAATCAGAATCCGCTTAAACTCGGAGCTGATCTGGTTTTGCACAGTGCAACTAAATATCTGAGCGGTCATGCTGATGCTCTCGGCGGAATCATCACCGGTTCCAAAGAGCTTATCTCCAAGATTTATGCTTATCGTGAAATCGTTGGCGGAACCATGCACCCAATGGCTGCCTACCTCATGATTCGCGGTATGAAGACCCTCAAACTGCGTGTTGAAAAGCAGAATGAAAATGCCATGGAAATTGCAAAATTCCTTGAAAACCATCCCGGTGTCGAGCGTGTCTTCTACCCCGGCCTTGAAAACCATCCCGGACATGACGTAGCTGTAAAGCAGATGAGCGGTTTCGGCGGTATGCTCAGTTTTATGGTCAAAGGCAACACTTATGAAGATGCCTGCCGCTGTCTGACCCGTTTGAAAATTGTTCGCCGCGCAGCAAACCTCGGTTCAGTTGAAACAATCGCAGGACCTCCGGCAACAACCAGCCATGTAGAATGCACCGCAGAAGAACGCGCCGCAATGGGTATACCCGAAAGTCTGATCCGCTACTCTGTTGGTATTGAAGACGTTGAAGACCTCAAAGCTGACCTCGATCAGGCTTTATCTTAA
- a CDS encoding Lrp/AsnC family transcriptional regulator, whose protein sequence is MNTSLKLDVYDLKIIDVLQRDGRITKVKLAEAVHLSPTATWERLRRLEEAGIITGYQARIDLNRISPTTTVMVEITLKRHRSEDFKEFEKAVLTMPEITGCWATGGGVDYMMQVVAADVNSYQRFMDQLLESNVGVDRYFSYIVTKPVKEVSAPPVTSLAEDLS, encoded by the coding sequence ATGAATACCTCGCTTAAACTTGATGTTTATGACCTCAAAATTATTGATGTTCTTCAAAGAGATGGTCGCATCACCAAAGTAAAGCTGGCCGAAGCGGTGCATCTTTCTCCCACCGCCACCTGGGAAAGACTGCGCAGACTGGAAGAAGCCGGAATCATAACCGGGTATCAGGCCCGTATTGATTTGAACCGGATATCTCCAACCACTACGGTAATGGTTGAAATCACTCTTAAAAGACATCGCAGTGAAGATTTTAAAGAATTTGAAAAAGCTGTGCTGACTATGCCCGAAATAACCGGATGCTGGGCTACAGGCGGTGGAGTGGATTATATGATGCAGGTCGTGGCGGCAGACGTAAACTCATACCAGCGTTTCATGGACCAGTTGCTGGAAAGCAACGTGGGTGTGGACAGATATTTCAGTTATATTGTTACCAAGCCGGTCAAAGAAGTCTCGGCTCCGCCTGTAACTTCACTTGCAGAGGATTTATCCTGA
- the doeA gene encoding ectoine hydrolase DoeA (DoeA (degradation of ectoine A) is also called EutD (ectoine utilization D).) — MSDNVTPTLYFTREEYNSRLAKVRASMEKAGIDLLMVTDPSNMAWLTGYDGWSFYVHQCVLLPLDEDPVWFGRGQDRNGAMRTTWLSHDRLFGYPDHYVQSPEIHPMDILSQIIKDKGWNKARIGVEMDNYYFSAKAFATLTTHLSEATFKDSTALVNWQRAVKSETEIKYMRNAARIVESMHKRILDKVEPGMRKCDLVAEIYDAAIRGVDGAGGDYPAIVPLLPSGSDASAPHLTWDDEPMQSGMGTFFEIAGCYRRYHCPLSRTVFLGTPPDYFIEAEKAILEGMDAGLAAAKPGNTCEDVALAFFNVLDRYGITKDNRTGYPIGLSYPPDWGERTMSFRRGDKTPLQNNMTFHFMTGLWQDSWGLEITESIVITPDGGEPLANLPRQLFVKK; from the coding sequence ATGAGCGATAACGTCACTCCAACACTGTATTTTACCCGTGAAGAATATAATTCCAGACTGGCAAAAGTGCGCGCCAGTATGGAAAAAGCCGGTATCGACCTTCTTATGGTGACCGATCCTTCAAACATGGCTTGGCTCACCGGATATGACGGCTGGTCCTTTTATGTTCACCAGTGCGTGCTTCTGCCTCTGGATGAAGATCCTGTATGGTTCGGCCGCGGACAGGACCGCAACGGAGCAATGCGTACAACATGGCTCAGCCATGACAGGCTTTTCGGCTACCCTGACCATTATGTCCAGTCACCGGAAATCCATCCCATGGATATCCTATCCCAGATAATTAAAGATAAAGGCTGGAATAAAGCCCGCATAGGCGTTGAAATGGATAACTACTATTTCTCCGCAAAAGCATTTGCCACCCTGACCACACACCTCTCTGAAGCCACATTCAAGGATTCTACAGCTCTGGTTAACTGGCAGCGTGCGGTGAAATCCGAAACAGAAATAAAATATATGCGCAATGCCGCACGCATTGTCGAATCCATGCATAAGCGGATTCTGGATAAAGTTGAACCGGGCATGCGCAAATGTGATCTGGTTGCTGAAATCTACGATGCCGCTATCCGCGGAGTTGACGGAGCAGGCGGTGACTATCCGGCCATTGTTCCTCTGCTGCCTTCAGGTTCTGACGCATCCGCTCCTCACCTCACATGGGATGACGAACCAATGCAGAGCGGAATGGGTACATTTTTCGAAATTGCAGGCTGCTACCGCCGTTATCACTGCCCTCTTTCCCGCACAGTTTTTCTCGGAACACCCCCGGACTATTTCATAGAAGCCGAAAAAGCCATTCTTGAAGGTATGGACGCAGGTCTGGCAGCGGCAAAGCCGGGCAATACCTGCGAAGATGTCGCTCTGGCATTTTTCAATGTTCTTGACCGCTATGGCATAACCAAAGACAACCGCACCGGTTATCCCATCGGACTGAGCTACCCTCCAGACTGGGGCGAAAGAACAATGAGCTTCCGCCGTGGAGACAAAACCCCACTGCAGAACAACATGACATTCCATTTCATGACCGGTCTCTGGCAGGATTCATGGGGACTTGAGATCACCGAAAGTATCGTGATCACCCCTGACGGAGGGGAACCGCTTGCCAATCTTCCCCGTCAATTGTTTGTGAAAAAATAA